CGTACGTTGAATTTGCTACTGAAATAATGAAGCAACTCAATTTATTTAATGAAGCTGAAGCGAAGGAGAACTTGCAATATTTTAAAAACGTAACAGAGACTTGTGATGGAACGTTAGTATAAGTGAAAATAAAAAGCGGCAAAATAGCCGCTTTTTTATCGTTATCACGTTTAAAAATATAACGACGATACTTCATTTAAAACTCATCTGTTATGGTACAAACTAAAGCACCTTCTATAACAAATGCAAACTGTCAATAAGAAGATATATACCTGTACAACTCAAAAGAATATACGTAAATATTTTAAAAACTCGTTGATTGAGCCATTTGAAAATAATTTGCCCTATATACAAACCTAGAAATACGATTGGAATAGCGTAAAAACTTGATTCCCAAATCGTTTTGTTTGTGCCAGTAAAGAGTATTTGAGTGAGTAGACTAATGAAATATATAAATAGATAAAAAGCTAAAGTAGTTGCTCTTAGCTTCTCCTTTTTCGTATCAGTTCCTGTAAAGTACAGTAAAAGGGGTGGTCCCGGCATACCGATACTTGTCGTTAAAAGACCTGATAATCCGCCCACTAAGAAATCTCTAGATTTTGTTGATTGAATCTTAAAGTTACAGATTAGCATTAATGTTAATAGTAAGAGCAGGATGCTAATTGCTAATTTAAACGTGTTGATGTTAATGGAAATGAAAATGAAAATACCAAAAGGAACACCAACTATACTCCCGAAAATTAATCTTTTCAGTAGAATAAAATCAATGTCCATTCTTATTTTCCAAATGAGTGATATGGAAATAATTAATGATAAAATAATATTTATTTGTATAGCTTCTTGTGGTAGAAATAACATGAGTAAGAAAGGTGTTGCCATAATAGAAAAGCCAAAACCTGTACTTGTTTGTAAAATAGAAGCTACTAATATAATACATATGAAAATGAATATAGTATTCAAAAAAGCCCTCCTACATAATTAGATCCAATACATATTTTAACATAAAGTGAAACTTTAATCAGTGGGGGCTTAATGTCCTTTAATACGGAAAAAAGCGGCTAAATAGCCGCTTTTTATGTTGCGTTTAGTATTCCAATGATGACTCTGTCGCTTTAAAATATTTTTCACGTGAAGGAGTCATTACCCGGATTGCTAATAAACAGGAAAGGAAAAGAATGAGTAACGAGCTACTTATTACAGTAATTTGGACGGAAAGAAATTGTGCGGATGCTCCAATTGCTAAAATGAAAAAGACTTGGATAAAACTTTTTATGGAATCAAACACGCTATCAATACGTCCTATCATATGTACAGGTATGTTATTTTGATAAAATGTTATAAAGCCAGTACCAGCAAATGATGAAGACACTCCAAGTAAAATAAAACCGCCTGCTGCGACGATAAATGAATTTGAAAAAGCGAAAATTACATAGCCTATTGCTGTAAAAATCATACCGAATCCGATACAATATTGAATCGGTAATCGTTTAGCAAAGAGAGAAACAAGAAATGAACCGAAAACGTAAGCTGCACCAGTTATACTAACAAGCATGCTATATTCCATGTTGGATAAAAGCAGTACTTGTTTTGTGAAAACAACTTCTTGTGAATCGAGTGCCATAGCGACAAGCATAGTCGCTTGAAATAAAACGAATATGAGAATAATGTAAGTTTCTGTTCGAGCAAATGAAAAAACTTGTTTCCAATCATTTCGTAATGTTTGTACGAAAGTATTTGCAACTTCTTCGTTTTGCTTTGTTTGTAATGCAATGTTTGGCAAGAAGTAAATGAAAATGGTAGAAAGTAGAAAGGAAAGTGAGTTGCAGTAAATAACAAAGGTTGCTGAGTGCGTGGTGAGAAGTATTCCAGCAAGAGCTGGACCGATAATGAAAGCTCCGCTTGTACAAAAGTTACTCCAAGCGTTGAATTGCGCGCGTTCTTCAGCACGTATGAGCATTGTTTTATAAGAAAATGAAGCTGGATCGAAAAATGATGTAGCAATGCGAGTCAAAAAGATAAAAATGTAAATGGCCCAAATAGAATCAAATAGTGGTATACAGCCAATGAGAGCTGCCCGAATGATATCTGTGATAAGCATAATGGACCGTTTGTTTAATCGATCTACTATGCTACCAGACCATATTTTCGTAAATACGGTGGCAATTGGACCTACAATCCATAATCCTGCTACAGCAGCAGGGGAGTTTGTGCTATGTAACACCATTACGTTTAAGGCGATAAGATACATAAAATCACCTAAACGAGAAATTCCTGTTCCCGACAATAATAATAATTTATTTTTCATGAGCGGCTGGACCTTTCTTTCATTGTTTTTTTATCCTGCAGGAAATAGCATATTCCTCTTCGGAGTTTGATTGACGAGCGGTTTTGTTTTCCCAGCGTAATAAAACTTGTGTAACCTCCCATGTAAGCTGTTGTAATTCTTCTGGCGTTAAAAATAGATGAGATACAATGTGACTACCTGTATTCGTTCCCTCTGTGCCGCTTTCTTCAATATAGAAATGAGCAGATTTTGCTTTGTAATATTTTTCAATAATCCCTCGTTTTTCCTTCGTATCTACTAATTCAAGTAACCCTCCATCATATAAAATTTGAACGTGATAATGTACGCTACCAGTAGATTTGTTTAGTTTAGTAGCTACTTGCTTTGCTGTGAGTGCTTCGTTTTTTAAAAGGTGAAGAATTTGAATACGAGTTGCGTTGGAAATGAGCTTCTGCTGCTCAGCTGAAATAGTAAGTCTATCTTCAAACATGATGATATCTCCTTTCTTATAATCTAAATTTATTGTACATTCTAAAAAAATAGAACGTAAGGAAAATAAATCGCCTTTTTCCTCTGTATTTCGACATAAATAAAAATAGCATGTACATAAACATGCTATTAAGTAATGGTAGATTCTTCACTAAGTTTCCCGCGATAAAACAGGTAAAGCCATATAAAACTTACAAATATACAGCATGTAGCTAATAAACTACCAATCATTTGAGGAGAAAGGATTTCTAATAACGATCCTGTCATGAGCATAGATAACTGTATAAGTGAACCGTAAATAGAGTAATGAAAGGAGAAAACTTTACCAATCATATTTTCACGCGTGTAAGTTTGAAGTAATGTCGTATCAAGTGGAACGATGATTCCTCCTGCTATGCGCATACATAGTAATGTAGTGAGACCGAAAATAAGTTGACTGGATAGAATGAATCCAAGAAAGAAAACGCCTTGTAGGAAGCAGGCCCAGCCAAATGCTTTTTTTATTTTTTCTTTATTATGGGATATATAAAGATTAACGAGAAGGCTTCCTATCATAAGCCCAGCCCCTTGAACCGTATATAAAATTCCAATGTTCGTGTGGAAAATTTTTTCGGCATAGATTGTTAGAAGTAGCTGATAAGCGCCGCCAATAAGACCCCATGAAATGCCGACAAGAATTAATGTTAAAATGATTTTTGTTTGCAATATATATGTATAACCATCTTTTATATCAGTCAAAAATGCTTTTTTCTTGTTACAAGTATTATGAGAAGGGATACACATACTATAAATAAAATAGGCTGAAATAAAGTATGATAGGCTATTTACTAAAAAAGCGAACTCAATATGTAAAGATTGTGCAATTATACCGCCTAAAGAAGCACCCATAATAGACATAAAACCATTCATTGTACTAGAAAGAGAGTTAGCAGTTACGAAATGATTTTCGTGTACGATGTTTTTTAAGGTTGCTTGTTTAGCTGGCTCAAATAAGCAAGAAAGTACAGATAAACATATATTAGCAATGAAAATAATTTCAATTTTATAGCTTGCGAGTATGTATGTAAGGACTAGAATTCCCCGTGTAATATCGGTAAAAATCATAATATTCTTTTTAGAAAAACGATCTACCACTCCGCCTATGAAAGGGCTAAGAAGTAGTTGTGGTAAACCTTTACTTATAAAAGTAAGTGCAATCATAAACGGAGATTCTGTTATGCTATAGACGAATGTTAATAAAGCTACTGTATGAAACCAATCTCCAAGTACACTTAATGTTTGTCCGTAAAATAGTTTGTTGAAGTTTTTATTTGTTTTAAGAAGTGCGGAATAAGAAACTGACATAAAAAGCTCAATCCTTATGTAATGATGATGCTTGAATTTGTTTTTTCCATTCACTTAAATACACTTTCTTTTCTGAAGGAAGTCCAACTGGTAATTGTGCAATCAATTCTAAACTATTTCCATCAGGATCGTTAAAGTATACAGCGGCATGTGCTAATTCAGGAAAAACAATTGGTTCAATTGGTTCCATTCCAAAGTCTTTTCGTGCTGAAATTCCTTTTTGATTTAGCCAATGAATCGCATTTTCTAAATCATGTAAACTTACTTGAAAGGCGATGTGTCGTAAAGAGGGATGATAATTCACTTTGTATTCTGTGCCTTCCCAAAGGCCGAGCCAGCTTTCATTTTCTTTAATCCAAAAGAAAGCAATATCATTTCCTCTTTTATATAATTTTAGTCCAAGTGATTCATAAAAAGATATTGATACTTCTAAGTTACGTACAGGTAAATGAGCTTCGTAACGGCCTTTAATCATTGTAATCCTCCTAAGTAAAAATGCTTCTTATTTCATAGTAAACATTTTTTTATGAGTTGAAATCAGAAAAAAGAGGGAAATAATTTCATACGAAAGTATGAAAAAACAGCTCAAATATGAGCTGTTTTCTTATAGTTTTTCGTTCATTTGTTAAGGATAGGATATATTAGTATCCGTATCCGCCACCACCCCAACAGCTACATCCGATGATGATTAGAAGGATGAATAATACGATAAGCAAAGCAAATCCACCGCCGAAACCAGCGCAACTTCCACCATAACTCATATGTGTTCCTCCTTTTGAGTAAGTTAATCTATATAATTCATGGACTACTATATACAGTATGTTTTTTGTATAGAAAAGGAGCCAGTCTCTTTTGTAATTAGACACACGCCTGTATGGTCATTCTAATTGTATATAGAGCTATGGATATGGGGATGAATCGTTATATATTTTGCGATTTGTTCATAAAAAAATATATAAATTGTAAAAAAAACCATTTTTATATTTTTTTATGAGAGAATTTGTACTATAATTTTACAAGTAATATTATGGGAAAAGGGAGTTTTAGTGAAGAGATGGAGATGGGACAATTAAAAAATAAAATAGAAAACAAAAAGAAAGAGCTAATTCAACTTGTTGCTAGACATGGATTGGATCATGATAAAGTTTTGTTATTTAGCCGAGATTTAGATAAACTTATTAATAAGTTTATGAATGTAAAAGATAAAGTACATAAATAAAGAATTTGTAGTTTTTTATATTAAGATATTAAACAAAAAGGAGAGAGATGTATTTGGAACATTTACAAGACGAGCTATATAAACAAATAAAAGAAGAAAAAGGTATTGTTACAATTTTTTTAAAGAGTGGCGTTAGAATAGTAGGAGAAATTGTTGCAATAGACAAATTTACCGTTTTAATGTTAGTTGATGGAAAACAACAACTTATTTATAAGCAGGCTATATCAACAATAATGAAATAAGACACTCGTGCTGAGTGTCTTATTTCATTATTGCTTACAAGCTTCAACGTCAATGCCAGCAGCTAATAATTTATTTTCACCATCTTGCTCAATGATTTTTTGTAATTTAGATAGGAAAGAATCAAAGTTTGTATGCTTTGCTACTTGGAATGTCATTTTATGTTCAATTGGCAGCCACGTATCAATATGAGCTTCGTTATGCTGAATTTTTACCTCAAGCTTATCAAGTGCGTTAGCAACTTTTGCTTCGTACGTTTCTTTCGCCTCAAACTCCATCCATAAATCATATAATTCCTCGCCGAGAGAACCTTTTAATGTTCGTTTAATATTTAAAATTGCTTCTTGTTCATTTATTTGTTTTTGTAGTTGTAATTCATGACTATTCATTGTATCAAAAGCAGGAATATCACCAGCTTCTGCTTCGACTAGGTCGTGAATAATAACCATTTTAAGTAATTTTTCAATATTTACTTTTTGATCTAAATAAGGTTCAACTAAAAT
This genomic window from Bacillus anthracis str. Vollum contains:
- a CDS encoding sulfite exporter TauE/SafE family protein, producing the protein MNTIFIFICIILVASILQTSTGFGFSIMATPFLLMLFLPQEAIQINIILSLIISISLIWKIRMDIDFILLKRLIFGSIVGVPFGIFIFISININTFKLAISILLLLLTLMLICNFKIQSTKSRDFLVGGLSGLLTTSIGMPGPPLLLYFTGTDTKKEKLRATTLAFYLFIYFISLLTQILFTGTNKTIWESSFYAIPIVFLGLYIGQIIFKWLNQRVFKIFTYILLSCTGIYLLIDSLHLL
- a CDS encoding MFS transporter, encoding MKNKLLLLSGTGISRLGDFMYLIALNVMVLHSTNSPAAVAGLWIVGPIATVFTKIWSGSIVDRLNKRSIMLITDIIRAALIGCIPLFDSIWAIYIFIFLTRIATSFFDPASFSYKTMLIRAEERAQFNAWSNFCTSGAFIIGPALAGILLTTHSATFVIYCNSLSFLLSTIFIYFLPNIALQTKQNEEVANTFVQTLRNDWKQVFSFARTETYIILIFVLFQATMLVAMALDSQEVVFTKQVLLLSNMEYSMLVSITGAAYVFGSFLVSLFAKRLPIQYCIGFGMIFTAIGYVIFAFSNSFIVAAGGFILLGVSSSFAGTGFITFYQNNIPVHMIGRIDSVFDSIKSFIQVFFILAIGASAQFLSVQITVISSSLLILFLSCLLAIRVMTPSREKYFKATESSLEY
- a CDS encoding ArsR/SmtB family transcription factor: MFEDRLTISAEQQKLISNATRIQILHLLKNEALTAKQVATKLNKSTGSVHYHVQILYDGGLLELVDTKEKRGIIEKYYKAKSAHFYIEESGTEGTNTGSHIVSHLFLTPEELQQLTWEVTQVLLRWENKTARQSNSEEEYAISCRIKKQ
- a CDS encoding MFS transporter, giving the protein MSVSYSALLKTNKNFNKLFYGQTLSVLGDWFHTVALLTFVYSITESPFMIALTFISKGLPQLLLSPFIGGVVDRFSKKNIMIFTDITRGILVLTYILASYKIEIIFIANICLSVLSCLFEPAKQATLKNIVHENHFVTANSLSSTMNGFMSIMGASLGGIIAQSLHIEFAFLVNSLSYFISAYFIYSMCIPSHNTCNKKKAFLTDIKDGYTYILQTKIILTLILVGISWGLIGGAYQLLLTIYAEKIFHTNIGILYTVQGAGLMIGSLLVNLYISHNKEKIKKAFGWACFLQGVFFLGFILSSQLIFGLTTLLCMRIAGGIIVPLDTTLLQTYTRENMIGKVFSFHYSIYGSLIQLSMLMTGSLLEILSPQMIGSLLATCCIFVSFIWLYLFYRGKLSEESTIT
- a CDS encoding VOC family protein, which gives rise to MIKGRYEAHLPVRNLEVSISFYESLGLKLYKRGNDIAFFWIKENESWLGLWEGTEYKVNYHPSLRHIAFQVSLHDLENAIHWLNQKGISARKDFGMEPIEPIVFPELAHAAVYFNDPDGNSLELIAQLPVGLPSEKKVYLSEWKKQIQASSLHKD
- a CDS encoding YjcZ family sporulation protein — its product is MSYGGSCAGFGGGFALLIVLFILLIIIGCSCWGGGGYGY
- a CDS encoding aspartyl-phosphate phosphatase Spo0E family protein → MYYNFTSNIMGKGSFSEEMEMGQLKNKIENKKKELIQLVARHGLDHDKVLLFSRDLDKLINKFMNVKDKVHK
- the hfq gene encoding RNA chaperone Hfq, encoding MEHLQDELYKQIKEEKGIVTIFLKSGVRIVGEIVAIDKFTVLMLVDGKQQLIYKQAISTIMK
- a CDS encoding HD domain-containing protein codes for the protein MEHNILQVIALAEKLKYEMRHSWLSNGRQESVAEHTWRMSLMAILVEPYLDQKVNIEKLLKMVIIHDLVEAEAGDIPAFDTMNSHELQLQKQINEQEAILNIKRTLKGSLGEELYDLWMEFEAKETYEAKVANALDKLEVKIQHNEAHIDTWLPIEHKMTFQVAKHTNFDSFLSKLQKIIEQDGENKLLAAGIDVEACKQ